AAGTATGATGTAGATAGTTTACATGATAAAGCTTATGGGCAATGTTGtctatttgattgattgtgccTTCCAGTACCATTGGTACTGGGCCATTGGTTGCTGTGTTGCCACTTTTGTAGTTCCACTTTGATTTATGTCTAGTATATGCTGCACTCACACATGATTTTGTCCTTTAGGTAGCTGATGATTCAACTATGTATGGTTGCTGTGTGCTGGTGGACGAGTTGTTGCAGCGACCATCTGGATTGATTTCAATGATATCGGATAAACAATTACGCCCTTCGTTGAGCCGTCATATATTAACCACGCGCAGATGTTATTGCATTCTCTCAAGACTTCCATTTTTTGAGTTGCATTTTCGAGTTTTAAATAGGTACTTTTACATGTGACGCGTCATTAGCCTTTCAGTAGATGTATATCATGTGGATAATGTACAAACAATAGGATTGTTATGTCGAACTTGCTCTTGTTGGAGATTATATGCCCGATAGGCTTAATTGTAAAAATGCGTTCACAAATTACTGGAAGGATCAACAAAAGATATCAGGAGCTTCAAATCAAAGTCAAAGGATTGTTGTATTGAAGATTTCGGGCCTTTGTATTGCTGAAGCAATTGCATGATGGTGTTAACTGGGTTGGTTCAAGACTGGAACAGATTAAATTTATTTGAGCATGAGTGTTCGGTTTATTGTGAGCATATTATCAAACTGAATAACAGATGCTTTGTTTCATCATAAACCACTAGTGAACGAAACTTGATAGAAAATCTTTAACTTGATTGCTGGTCTGATCAATCTATGAAACTTGATTGTCTATGCTATGTGGCTTATGAGTGCTTATCATGCCATTCTTAATATTCCTGTAGCATCTTCACGGAAGAAAGGTTGGAACGGTTGACAAAAGGTATTGTCGACTTAACTATGGAATATTCAGAAGGTAATAAAGAAGAAGGATATCCAGAGGAAAAGTTAGATGCCATGTCACTTAAGCATGGAGATGCAGAGGACATGATAAATGAAACTTCTGGGCCTTCTGAATTGGGTTTTGGAAATTCTGATCCTGAAATAGTGAGTGGTAATGTAAACCACATTGAGTGTCGAATTCATGAAGCAGAATCTAGCTTGCCAAGTAAAGCAAGTGATGATAAGGTGATTACAACAGAAAATGAAGCCGAGGAAACTATAACCAGAAAGGAAGCTACTGCAATTGCCGCTGAAAGTTGTGATGCATATGCTGACGATTTTGTGACTAACAAACAAACACCTGAGAAGCGTTTGCCAAGTTCTGTGCTGCCACTTCTGCGTTATTATCATTATGAAAGCTCGGAATCTTCTTCCAGGTAGATGATTATTGAATCCCATGATCTCTTTTAGACTTTGATGCTGTACTTGTATTTCGGTGAAGATTGGATTATTTATTCTGCATGATCTTGACCTAGTCAGATATCCGAAGTTATTTCTGTGTGTTGTGCACATGCACAGTGGTGTCATCTCCTGTTGCCTTGGTGTTGAATCCCTTGATCTGACCTTTGTGGGCTTTTACAAATTCTTTTACATTCGTTTCTGCTTAAAGCTTCTCGTCCTTCCATTTAATTCTTAATTCATCTTTCCTTATGGCCAGATACTTATTTATTCTTGTGGCACATTTGTAATTAGAATGACATTTTGTGCTACTTCCGCAATGCGATCTAAACGATTCACTACAGCTTCCAGGGCTCTCCAATTGATGATAGGAACTTTAGAAGTGATATTGATGATACAGAGACAGAAGAAGCATCCATATCTGGCCAGGAAGATACAAGTGACCACACCGATATTCTTGAATGGGCTAAGGTTTGAATAGTCCATGTCCTTGTCATGTATCCAATGCAAATGTTCTACTCCAACAACATGTGTTGCTATTTGAATCtgtttcccaatttttccaGGCAAACAGCTATGGATTATTACAGATTGTTTGTGAGTACTACAAGTTACGTTGCCCTGCAAGGGGTTCAACAATTAGGTTTCACCCATTGGAACACCTTCATCCTATAGAATACCATCGGCCAAATGAAACGGTACTAAGGATAGCTGGTTCCACTATTGATTTGAGATCATGTAATACAAGTCTGGAACTAGCAGAGGTATAttgtttttgtagaaattttcTGGTTTTGTGTGAATTCATTGCAATACTACATTAAATTGTGGGATGTGGTTCCTAGCTTGTTTAGCCGGGTTTTTTGCTATTTTCAACATAGTAGGCCATTTAAATCTAAATTGTTGGCCTAGTTCAGGCACACAATGCCCTCTTGGTGGAGGAGGAAGCAACTGCATTATCAATATGGACCATTGCTTGCATATGTGGCTCACTGCGACTTGAGAATGTAagtatttttctcttttattattgCATAGGTTTTTCCAGCACACATACAGATTTTCGCTGCACATGCATTTCCGCTTTTACATGATAGATAACACACACTGTCCTACACACAGGAGAGTTGATGTCTACGTTTATGTATGCACGTTTGGTGTATTCATCTAACCATAGATTTACGTGTGTCCATGTACATGCACATTTATATGTGTATGTACGCTTGTTGCTGCATCCATCTAACCATGACTCCATGTTAATTTGAGAATTGACGTGCACAAACTTGTGCTGAAGAAAAAGCTGTGACTGAATACTTTtggagtataaatagcaaattTTGAGCCTATCTTTGCCTGCTTTGCTTCTTCGTGCAGTCTTCTCATAGCTGACATAGTCATATTACAAGGAAGAAGTTACTACTAGAATCCATACGAGTTTCTTTTTACTATGACAAGGAGAATGAAAGGGTCCAATGCACATCAGTGGGAATAATATTCTTGTATGCATCATCTACTCTTGGTCTTGTAGTATACGATCAAAATATTTGGTGTTCAAGTCATATTCTGCATCAGCTACTGTTAATATAGTTGAAACACTTGTCCAGTATGACCTCAAAATAGGAAGTCTGAGAACTGATCATTTGCTTATGATCTCAAAGTGGGAAGTCTGAGAACTGATTATTTGCTTGTTCTGCAGGTGCTAACTTTGTTTGCTGGAGCACTTCTGGAGAAGCAGATTGTGGTTGTTTGCTCCAATTTGGTATGTCCAAGGCCATGTGTGAATGGTTCTTGGTCTCATAGTTCTTACTTTGAAGATCTCTTTGTCAGGCTAGCTTTTCCACCTACGTGAATATGGTTCCTCCcagtatttttttccttcatttccgATTGGGCCGGATTTGCGAGGCCCTTGTCTTATAATAGAGAGATTGCAAATTTGTATCTGTATGAAACGGCATCTAAAAGTAAGCAACAGTGTTAGGATATTTAATTGCCAAACTGTCGGAGTAACACTTTTTGTAAGACAATACTTTCATTTGCTTTATAGAGGTGCTAATTGTAAGTTCTATTTATAGTTTCGTTTATGCAATGTGCAGGGGATTTTATCTGCATTGGTCTTGTCAGTGATCCCTCTCATTCGTCCCTACCAGTGGCAGAGCCTTTTGATGCCGGTATGGGGTTCTTAAATtgtcattagtttttttttttgtcttctcttttttttaaaaaacaatcatcagaattttttcttccctttatctTCTAATTGGATGAGAAAACTCCAGGTTTTACCAAATGACATGTTGGAATTTTTGGATGCTCCCGTCCCTTATAtagtaagtattttttttttggcaagtaATCATTACTGTTAGAGGAGTAATATATGAACATGGTCTTGGTGATGCTTGCTATATTGTCGTTTGCAATAGATCCATTGTCTGTGACTTTCTGGTGTCTAATTCTTATACCGATGAACTGAATTGCACCGAAGGGAAACAAGATAGAAACAGGAAAAATGTTTCAAACAGTTCTCTTTTAAGTTGGATATAGTGGATGTGCGGCTAAAACTCCTTTTGCATTAGAATTTGCTCTATTGCAGCTATTACTTGAGCAAAATTCATAGTCTTGATTTCCACATACGTCAACTCCATGCAGGAAGACATAAGTATTTGATCATTGTTGAGTTTGATTGACCTGCCTAACCTTTTTTCTGCCTTTTATATTCTTCTTATAAGTATTTGATCATTGTTGAGTTTGATTGACCTGCCTAACCTTTTTTCTGCCTTTTATATTCTTCTTATAAGTATTTGATCATTGTTGAGATTGATTGACCTGCCTAACCTTCTATCTGCCTTTTGTATTCTTCTTTATGTTAATATTCTTCCTGATTTCTTATTTGACACTGGGACTGCCATTTGTAGGTTGGCGTAAAGAACAAAACATCTGATGTTCAGTCGAAAATTGCCAATGTCGTTCTGGTTGATGCTAACAAGAATCAGGTAGAGATCTTCCCACGCAATTGGATTTGTCGCTAACTGAATGATTGCATGCGATCCTGTTGAAATGGATACTTTATGGAGAACTAGCTTATGGTTGTAGAATTACCTTCGGCAGAGTTCACAAGTTCAATAGAAAAGTGACTACATGTATATAATTGCTGATGTACATTAGGGCTTGTTCGTTACACTTCGATTGGCTCCAAAAAACTAATAGCTTTGCATTTGGTTTTAATAAAGTATAGCCTGCTTTGGGGTGGTTCATATATGTGCGGTTTTTTTCTATCTACAGTAGGTACTAAGTGGGGCTTTAACTGCTTCTTTTACTCCTCGACAATGTGAGAACTCATGTGATTTGAAAGGGCAGGGAGAATTGCTGTGTGGGTTTTTTGTTTGTACATCGGTGCATCACGTAACTGCTCTTATAGCCTCTCTGCATGCAACTTGCTTCTGTTCTTCTGATCCAATGTTTCGGTTAAATTTtgtggttttattttttgaggcCATATCATTTCACCGTTTATAGTTTGTTCAATTTATGTTTTAGGTGAAGTCACCTTCAATTCCGCAGCTACCCAAGCACAAGGAGTTATTTTCATCCTTAGGTCCATAT
This genomic interval from Rhodamnia argentea isolate NSW1041297 chromosome 4, ASM2092103v1, whole genome shotgun sequence contains the following:
- the LOC115740701 gene encoding uncharacterized protein LOC115740701 isoform X3 codes for the protein MMARDEDSGSPGWSASFFMQTTEDIARAVAAAAAAATAAHSPRPSVVYSSKDDSSSQLQKIQRHVSRVLKGFSTPPEVKYATYNPEVLTSQKRQWASCQLQYLDHRSIREPSRLFESMVVVGLHPNCDTQALQKRYVARKFEGTGKLRNSLSGHQSRVEPNIEPQVLFVYPPEKPLPLKYKDLLSFCFPGGVEVNAVERTPSMSELNEILLGQEHLKQSDLSFVFRLQVADDSTMYGCCVLVDELLQRPSGLISMISDKQLRPSLSRHILTTRRCYCILSRLPFFELHFRVLNSIFTEERLERLTKGIVDLTMEYSEGNKEEGYPEEKLDAMSLKHGDAEDMINETSGPSELGFGNSDPEIVSGNVNHIECRIHEAESSLPSKASDDKVITTENEAEETITRKEATAIAAESCDAYADDFVTNKQTPEKRLPSSVLPLLRYYHYESSESSSSFQGSPIDDRNFRSDIDDTETEEASISGQEDTSDHTDILEWAKANSYGLLQIVCEYYKLRCPARGSTIRFHPLEHLHPIEYHRPNETVLRIAGSTIDLRSCNTSLELAEAHNALLVEEEATALSIWTIACICGSLRLENVLTLFAGALLEKQIVVVCSNLGILSALVLSVIPLIRPYQWQSLLMPVLPNDMLEFLDAPVPYIVGVKNKTSDVQSKIANVVLVDANKNQLFNLCFR
- the LOC115740701 gene encoding uncharacterized protein LOC115740701 isoform X1, with protein sequence MMARDEDSGSPGWSASFFMQTTEDIARAVAAAAAAATAAHSPRPSVVYSSKDDSSSQLQKIQRHVSRVLKGFSTPPEVKYATYNPEVLTSQKRQWASCQLQYLDHRSIREPSRLFESMVVVGLHPNCDTQALQKRYVARKFEGTGKLRNSLSGHQSRVEPNIEPQVLFVYPPEKPLPLKYKDLLSFCFPGGVEVNAVERTPSMSELNEILLGQEHLKQSDLSFVFRLQVADDSTMYGCCVLVDELLQRPSGLISMISDKQLRPSLSRHILTTRRCYCILSRLPFFELHFRVLNSIFTEERLERLTKGIVDLTMEYSEGNKEEGYPEEKLDAMSLKHGDAEDMINETSGPSELGFGNSDPEIVSGNVNHIECRIHEAESSLPSKASDDKVITTENEAEETITRKEATAIAAESCDAYADDFVTNKQTPEKRLPSSVLPLLRYYHYESSESSSSFQGSPIDDRNFRSDIDDTETEEASISGQEDTSDHTDILEWAKANSYGLLQIVCEYYKLRCPARGSTIRFHPLEHLHPIEYHRPNETVLRIAGSTIDLRSCNTSLELAEAHNALLVEEEATALSIWTIACICGSLRLENVLTLFAGALLEKQIVVVCSNLGILSALVLSVIPLIRPYQWQSLLMPVLPNDMLEFLDAPVPYIVGVKNKTSDVQSKIANVVLVDANKNQVKSPSIPQLPKHKELFSSLGPYHARLVGESFLGRKRPMYECTDVQIEAAKGFLSVLRSYLDSLCSNLRSHTITNVQSNDDKVSLLLKESFIDSFPYRDRPFMKLFVDTQLFSVHTDLVLSFFQKD
- the LOC115740701 gene encoding uncharacterized protein LOC115740701 isoform X4, translated to MMARDEDSGSPGWSASFFMQTTEDIARAVAAAAAAATAAHSPRPSVVYSSKDDSSSQLQKIQRHVSRVLKGFSTPPEVKYATYNPEVLTSQKRQWASCQLQYLDHRSIREPSRLFESMVVVGLHPNCDTQALQKRYVARKFEGTGKLRNSLSGHQSRVEPNIEPQVLFVYPPEKPLPLKYKDLLSFCFPGGVEVNAVERTPSMSELNEILLGQEHLKQSDLSFVFRLQVADDSTMYGCCVLVDELLQRPSGLISMISDKQLRPSLSRHILTTRRCYCILSRLPFFELHFRVLNSIFTEERLERLTKGIVDLTMEYSEGNKEEGYPEEKLDAMSLKHGDAEDMINETSGPSELGFGNSDPEIVSGNVNHIECRIHEAESSLPSKASDDKVITTENEAEETITRKEATAIAAESCDAYADDFVTNKQTPEKRLPSSVLPLLRYYHYESSESSSSFQGSPIDDRNFRSDIDDTETEEASISGQEDTSDHTDILEWAKANSYGLLQIVCEYYKLRCPARGSTIRFHPLEHLHPIEYHRPNETVLRIAGSTIDLRSCNTSLELAEAHNALLVEEEATALSIWTIACICGSLRLENVLTLFAGALLEKQIVVVCSNLGILSALVLSVIPLIRPYQWQSLLMPVLPNDMLEFLDAPVPYIVGVKNKTSDVQSKIANVVLVDANKNQ
- the LOC115740701 gene encoding uncharacterized protein LOC115740701 isoform X2; this encodes MQTTEDIARAVAAAAAAATAAHSPRPSVVYSSKDDSSSQLQKIQRHVSRVLKGFSTPPEVKYATYNPEVLTSQKRQWASCQLQYLDHRSIREPSRLFESMVVVGLHPNCDTQALQKRYVARKFEGTGKLRNSLSGHQSRVEPNIEPQVLFVYPPEKPLPLKYKDLLSFCFPGGVEVNAVERTPSMSELNEILLGQEHLKQSDLSFVFRLQVADDSTMYGCCVLVDELLQRPSGLISMISDKQLRPSLSRHILTTRRCYCILSRLPFFELHFRVLNSIFTEERLERLTKGIVDLTMEYSEGNKEEGYPEEKLDAMSLKHGDAEDMINETSGPSELGFGNSDPEIVSGNVNHIECRIHEAESSLPSKASDDKVITTENEAEETITRKEATAIAAESCDAYADDFVTNKQTPEKRLPSSVLPLLRYYHYESSESSSSFQGSPIDDRNFRSDIDDTETEEASISGQEDTSDHTDILEWAKANSYGLLQIVCEYYKLRCPARGSTIRFHPLEHLHPIEYHRPNETVLRIAGSTIDLRSCNTSLELAEAHNALLVEEEATALSIWTIACICGSLRLENVLTLFAGALLEKQIVVVCSNLGILSALVLSVIPLIRPYQWQSLLMPVLPNDMLEFLDAPVPYIVGVKNKTSDVQSKIANVVLVDANKNQVKSPSIPQLPKHKELFSSLGPYHARLVGESFLGRKRPMYECTDVQIEAAKGFLSVLRSYLDSLCSNLRSHTITNVQSNDDKVSLLLKESFIDSFPYRDRPFMKLFVDTQLFSVHTDLVLSFFQKD